A window of the Helianthus annuus cultivar XRQ/B chromosome 4, HanXRQr2.0-SUNRISE, whole genome shotgun sequence genome harbors these coding sequences:
- the LOC110934663 gene encoding uncharacterized protein LOC110934663 produces the protein MRKPLFLRIVEAVIANDVYFQQRRDATGRQGLSSLQKCTAAMRVLAYGTSVDAHDEYLRISKTVTGDALMKFVEGVISCFSQQYLRKPNDNDLARLLHVGEERGFPGMIGSIDCMHWEWKNCPNAWAGQFAGRSGKPTIILEVVASYELWI, from the coding sequence ATGCGGAAACCACTATTCCTACGTATAGTGGAAGCTGTTATAGCTAATGATGTATATTTTCAACAAAGACGTGATGCCACAGGCAGGCAAGGTCTTTCATCATTGCAAAAATGTACTGCAGCTATGCGTGTTCTAGCGTATGGGACATCAGTAGATGCACATGATGAATATTTAAGAATAAGTAAAACTGTAACAGGGGATGCTCTTATGAAGTTCGTAGAAGGTGTTATTTCGTGTTTCAGTCAACAGTACCTTAGAAAGCCCAATGATAATGATTTAGCAAGGTTACTCCATGTTGGGGAAGAACGTGGATTCCCAGGAATGATTGGCAGCATTGATTGTATGCATTGGGAATGGAAAAATTGTCCCAATGCTTGGGCTGGGCAATTTGCAGGTAGAAGCGGCAAACCAACAATCATTTTAGAAGTCGTTGCATCATATGAGTTATGGATATGA